In the genome of Spirochaetia bacterium, one region contains:
- a CDS encoding DUF362 domain-containing protein, with protein sequence MEKAKVYFTDFHTKPFGDGLPTKLKKLLRKAGIGQIDMDGKFVAIKMHFGEKGNISYLRPNYAKAVVDVVKELGGKPFLTDCNTMYPGSRKNALEHLECAWENGFTPLSAGCPVLIGDGLKGTDDVAVPVVNGEYVKEARIGRTIMDADVFISLTHFKGHEMVGFGGTMKNIGMGCGSRAGKSEQHSSGKPHVKEDLCRGCRRCQKECANEALVFDAATRKMRVDHHNCVGCGRCLGACNFDAIVFDNNAANTLLNCRMAEYAKAVVDGRPNFHISLVVDVSPNCDCHGENDVPILPNLGMFASLDPVALDQACVDACQKATPLPGSQLYANMMKPGFVDHHDHFTNSAPESEWQTCLEHAQKIGLGSRTYELITVK encoded by the coding sequence ATGGAAAAAGCAAAGGTATATTTTACTGATTTTCACACAAAACCTTTTGGAGATGGATTGCCGACGAAACTGAAGAAGTTGCTTAGAAAGGCTGGCATCGGACAGATTGACATGGACGGTAAATTCGTTGCCATCAAGATGCATTTCGGAGAAAAAGGAAATATCAGTTACCTGAGGCCTAACTATGCCAAGGCTGTCGTTGATGTAGTGAAGGAACTTGGCGGCAAACCGTTCCTTACTGATTGCAATACTATGTATCCTGGTAGTAGGAAAAATGCCTTGGAGCATCTGGAATGTGCATGGGAAAATGGGTTTACACCGTTGAGTGCCGGTTGCCCTGTCTTGATCGGTGATGGACTGAAAGGGACCGATGATGTTGCGGTTCCTGTGGTAAACGGTGAGTATGTCAAGGAAGCAAGAATCGGACGGACTATAATGGATGCGGATGTCTTTATCAGCCTGACACATTTCAAGGGACATGAGATGGTCGGCTTCGGTGGAACCATGAAGAACATCGGTATGGGCTGTGGTTCCCGGGCAGGAAAATCTGAACAGCATAGCAGTGGCAAACCACATGTAAAGGAAGATCTTTGCCGTGGTTGCCGCCGATGTCAGAAAGAGTGTGCCAACGAAGCCTTGGTCTTTGATGCAGCAACAAGGAAGATGAGGGTTGACCATCATAACTGTGTCGGTTGCGGCCGTTGCCTCGGAGCCTGTAATTTTGATGCCATCGTATTTGACAACAATGCTGCCAACACGTTGCTCAACTGCAGGATGGCAGAATATGCCAAGGCTGTAGTGGATGGGCGTCCGAACTTTCACATTTCTTTGGTTGTCGATGTTTCACCGAACTGTGACTGTCATGGTGAAAATGATGTGCCTATACTGCCTAATTTGGGAATGTTCGCATCGCTTGATCCTGTTGCGCTGGACCAAGCCTGTGTGGATGCTTGCCAGAAGGCGACTCCGCTTCCTGGAAGTCAGCTCTATGCCAATATGATGAAACCTGGTTTCGTTGATCATCATGATCATTTTACCAATTCGGCTCCTGAATCTGAATGGCAGACTTGCTTGGAACATGCCCAGAAGATAGGTTTAGGTTCCCGTACCTATGAGTTGATTACCGTCAAATAA
- a CDS encoding MFS transporter, with the protein MQHTIRFKSKAMPVLVLGIFMMYFYSGLQTDHLNVLTPYYTKLGWDAVTITNPVTWAGFAVIPATLLVGTLLLKKGIPQVVVPSTIIVALAMIGLAFAGTHILQYDICLFCMRLFILPLQMGAFMLCTNWFIENRGKALGIVTIGSPLCTASFIYLLSRGVTRRGFTASYATVSIILLVLALLIKLLIHTAPEELGMHPDGKAVPSSFQDKDTDIHLTFREVFSKKESWLLVISYGFLQFCIVGIMSFYVFRLQKVGTVPSLYFFWLSAAAILGIPFSCLFGCIDDRFSTIKASYFLCLTFIMSLLGLRYMKANCSWMLALTAIGIAGVTGGTPTLHPSITSYVFGRKQYQAANRWIMTVQAILMAFSLYFMSSILDLTGSLDLAYDIMVILIVIAIICLAVIGKKPDYDRQRN; encoded by the coding sequence ATGCAACATACAATCCGATTCAAATCAAAAGCTATGCCGGTACTGGTATTAGGTATCTTCATGATGTACTTTTATTCAGGGCTTCAGACAGATCATCTCAACGTATTGACTCCTTACTATACAAAACTCGGTTGGGATGCTGTAACTATAACGAATCCTGTAACATGGGCAGGTTTTGCAGTCATACCAGCTACACTTCTGGTAGGTACGCTTCTGCTGAAGAAAGGGATTCCACAAGTTGTGGTACCTTCGACAATCATTGTAGCTCTGGCTATGATCGGTCTGGCTTTTGCCGGCACACACATCCTACAGTATGATATCTGCCTTTTTTGCATGCGGTTATTCATCCTTCCCTTGCAGATGGGAGCCTTCATGCTCTGTACGAACTGGTTTATTGAGAACAGAGGCAAAGCATTGGGTATCGTCACCATCGGGAGCCCTCTCTGCACAGCTTCGTTCATCTATTTGCTGTCAAGAGGAGTCACTCGCCGAGGTTTCACCGCCTCATATGCTACGGTCAGTATCATACTGCTTGTCTTGGCTCTTCTAATCAAATTGTTGATTCACACTGCACCGGAAGAACTTGGAATGCACCCAGACGGCAAGGCAGTACCCTCATCTTTCCAAGATAAGGATACAGACATCCATTTGACATTCAGGGAAGTTTTTTCAAAAAAAGAATCCTGGCTGTTGGTCATTTCCTATGGATTTCTGCAATTTTGTATTGTGGGCATCATGTCTTTCTATGTCTTCAGGTTGCAGAAAGTCGGTACAGTTCCCTCACTTTACTTTTTCTGGCTTTCTGCTGCTGCCATTCTCGGAATCCCGTTCAGTTGCCTCTTTGGCTGTATCGATGACAGGTTTTCAACCATCAAAGCTTCGTATTTTCTTTGCCTCACGTTCATAATGTCTTTGCTGGGACTCAGATATATGAAAGCAAACTGCTCATGGATGCTTGCCCTCACTGCAATCGGAATTGCCGGCGTAACAGGTGGTACACCTACCTTACATCCATCCATCACTTCCTATGTTTTCGGCAGAAAGCAATATCAAGCAGCAAACCGTTGGATTATGACAGTCCAAGCTATCCTAATGGCGTTTTCCCTTTATTTTATGTCATCGATACTGGATTTGACAGGAAGCCTGGACCTTGCATATGACATCATGGTGATTCTCATAGTCATCGCAATCATCTGCCTTGCAGTCATTGGGAAAAAGCCAGACTACGACAGGCAAAGAAATTGA
- a CDS encoding FAD-dependent oxidoreductase: MEKKYVHLLEPLTVGRTTFRNRIFAAPTGVHSLNMPVPYPTESVIAYYADKAKGGAACVSCVGASLFPLKETDGIHSDFDMYQTNHKYGLAQLAHRLHFYGAKASMELGVSGVVGMPYGVSDGAPLMTGQPAKEMPEEVIQKIVDGYGHAAKVLVETGFDVAMLHFGHGLLVGSFLSPLTNKRTDRFGGSFENRARFACMIIDRIREEVGRRLLISVRISGSEIAPGGITIDEAIKFTKLIEDKIDMIHVSAGMIGEKYMTVTHPCDFLPPMPNVYLAQAVKASGVKIPVIAVGGIQDLDGADQILADGKADIVAVGRGFIADPDLGEKAYEGRGEDVRPCIKCMRCHDSACFDVRFACTVNPEMGLQHVLPSLCRPVERKKKVLVVGGGPAGMEAALVLDQRGHEVILYEKGKELGGTLQFSEKVSFKYDLAKFKRYMVDQVAKSGISVKLNCTATSGLLAKEKADVLVAAVGAEPVRPRLPGMDGSNVHMALPTYGNEASLSGKIVIIGGGQVGCETGLHLAMMGKKVTIIEMQERLAPDASPTHRTELLNKLDETLGLEYITSYKCTSITDKGVNCLDGEGNPHLVEGQDIIVSVGMRPRRQEASAFTDVAKRYVPIGDCAGVGTVETAMATAYAAAIQI; this comes from the coding sequence GTACCGTACCCGACCGAGTCTGTGATTGCCTATTATGCAGACAAAGCAAAAGGTGGGGCAGCCTGTGTATCCTGCGTCGGGGCAAGCCTTTTCCCTTTGAAGGAAACGGACGGTATTCATTCTGACTTTGATATGTATCAGACCAATCACAAATATGGTTTGGCACAACTTGCCCATAGGCTCCATTTCTATGGAGCCAAGGCTTCGATGGAATTAGGAGTGTCAGGCGTCGTAGGTATGCCGTACGGTGTGAGTGACGGAGCCCCTTTGATGACAGGACAGCCTGCAAAGGAAATGCCTGAGGAAGTCATCCAGAAAATTGTCGATGGGTATGGACATGCTGCCAAAGTGCTGGTTGAAACAGGTTTTGACGTGGCTATGCTTCATTTCGGGCATGGTCTGTTGGTGGGATCATTTTTATCACCGCTTACCAACAAGAGGACTGACAGATTCGGTGGTTCCTTTGAAAACCGTGCACGTTTTGCTTGTATGATCATTGACCGGATCCGGGAGGAAGTAGGCCGTAGGCTGTTGATTTCTGTGCGAATCAGTGGTAGCGAGATAGCTCCGGGCGGTATTACTATCGACGAGGCCATCAAGTTTACCAAACTTATTGAGGATAAAATTGACATGATCCATGTCTCAGCCGGTATGATTGGGGAAAAGTATATGACAGTCACCCACCCGTGTGACTTTCTTCCTCCTATGCCAAATGTGTATCTGGCACAGGCCGTGAAAGCTTCTGGAGTCAAGATTCCTGTCATTGCTGTAGGAGGCATACAGGACCTTGATGGTGCAGATCAGATACTTGCTGACGGGAAAGCGGATATCGTTGCAGTAGGCCGTGGATTCATAGCTGATCCTGATCTGGGCGAAAAGGCCTATGAAGGACGAGGTGAAGACGTCAGACCTTGCATCAAGTGTATGCGTTGTCATGACAGTGCTTGTTTTGATGTGCGTTTTGCTTGTACCGTCAATCCAGAGATGGGCCTGCAGCATGTACTTCCTTCTCTTTGCCGTCCTGTGGAAAGAAAGAAAAAAGTACTTGTTGTCGGCGGTGGACCTGCAGGAATGGAGGCTGCCCTTGTGCTTGATCAAAGAGGGCATGAGGTTATCCTCTACGAAAAGGGAAAAGAATTGGGAGGTACTCTCCAGTTTTCTGAGAAAGTATCATTCAAGTATGATCTGGCCAAATTCAAACGGTATATGGTCGACCAAGTAGCAAAATCCGGTATTTCAGTCAAGTTGAACTGCACGGCAACTTCTGGGCTTCTGGCTAAGGAAAAAGCCGATGTATTGGTAGCTGCGGTGGGTGCAGAACCTGTACGTCCAAGGTTACCTGGTATGGATGGCAGCAATGTCCATATGGCTTTGCCTACCTACGGCAATGAAGCATCTCTTTCTGGTAAGATAGTTATTATCGGAGGAGGACAAGTAGGCTGTGAGACAGGTCTTCATCTTGCTATGATGGGCAAGAAAGTTACTATCATAGAGATGCAGGAACGGCTTGCTCCTGATGCTTCTCCGACTCATAGGACTGAGTTGCTCAATAAACTTGACGAGACGCTTGGTCTGGAGTATATCACTTCCTATAAGTGTACTTCCATTACGGACAAGGGTGTCAACTGTCTGGATGGGGAAGGTAATCCCCATTTGGTTGAGGGACAGGATATCATTGTCTCGGTTGGTATGCGGCCTAGGCGTCAGGAAGCTTCAGCTTTTACAGATGTCGCGAAACGCTACGTTCCTATCGGAGACTGTGCGGGGGTAGGGACCGTGGAGACGGCCATGGCTACGGCATATGCTGCTGCCATTCAAATCTGA